Proteins from one Gimesia maris genomic window:
- a CDS encoding GNAT family N-acetyltransferase, with amino-acid sequence MRGRDRAADRGLGRLIPHVRDSVRHVARLGMGVLPEFRGQGIGNQLLERAMAHAWEQGLKRLELEVFADNEVALNLYRKHGYQVEGVKRFARCLDGVYQDIVIMGQYRV; translated from the coding sequence ATACGTGGCCGTGATCGAGCAGCAGATCGTGGGCTGGGCCGACTCATTCCTCACGTGCGCGATTCCGTCAGACATGTGGCGCGACTGGGCATGGGAGTCCTCCCTGAATTTCGAGGCCAGGGAATCGGTAATCAACTGCTGGAACGCGCGATGGCACATGCCTGGGAACAGGGATTGAAACGGCTGGAGCTGGAAGTGTTTGCCGATAACGAAGTCGCGCTGAACCTGTATCGCAAACACGGTTACCAGGTGGAAGGCGTGAAGCGGTTCGCGAGATGCCTGGACGGGGTCTATCAGGATATTGTGATCATGGGCCAGTATCGAGTCTGA